One Bradyrhizobium sp. CCGB12 genomic window carries:
- a CDS encoding thioredoxin family protein has product MTFKLLTVAAALIGFTVTGAVIPGICDEVSRAAPVRVAAASQETAPDFTGINTWFNSKPLSMADLRGKVVLVDFWTYGCVNCVNTLPHVTDLYAKYKDRGLVVVGVHTPEFPFERSASNVQAALKRHGITYPVAQDNDSKTWNAYRNRYWPAQYIIDQTGKIVFQHEGEGSYDQIDRTVARLLNMNS; this is encoded by the coding sequence ATGACTTTCAAACTGCTCACCGTGGCCGCCGCACTGATCGGCTTCACCGTCACCGGCGCCGTCATCCCCGGAATCTGCGACGAGGTGTCTCGCGCGGCACCGGTCCGCGTTGCTGCCGCGAGCCAGGAGACCGCGCCCGATTTCACCGGCATCAACACCTGGTTCAACTCGAAGCCGCTGAGCATGGCCGACCTCCGCGGCAAGGTCGTGCTGGTCGATTTCTGGACCTATGGCTGCGTCAACTGCGTCAACACGCTGCCGCACGTCACCGACCTCTATGCCAAGTACAAGGACCGGGGTCTCGTCGTGGTCGGCGTGCACACGCCGGAATTCCCGTTCGAGCGTTCCGCATCCAACGTGCAGGCCGCGCTGAAACGCCACGGCATCACCTATCCGGTGGCGCAGGACAATGATTCCAAGACCTGGAACGCCTACCGCAACCGATATTGGCCGGCGCAATACATCATCGACCAGACCGGCAAGATCGTGTTCCAGCACGAAGGCGAAGGCAGCTACGACCAGATCGACCGCACGGTGGCGCGGCTCCTCAACATGAACAGCTGA
- a CDS encoding amino acid ABC transporter substrate-binding protein, with translation MRTFRGGLLIGLAVAVLVAVLAIIYEFYDTRTLKRTVRRGEVLCGVNRGLPGFSIPDDKGNWTGFDVDFCRAVASAIFNDPGKAKFVPLDAGERFKELQSRKVDILSRNSTWSMARELDYDLYFPAVAYYDGAGFMLPRSRNKETSLDLTGSKVCVQAGTTTALNVADYFRANNMKYEEVKFDKLDDVVKAYDTGKCDTLSADVSQLYALRLNLSKPGDQMILPDMISKEPLAPVVRQRDDDWMMIVKWTLYAMINAEELGVTSENIDEALKSKKPEVMRLVGTEGNYGEQLGLTKDWAARIIRHVGNYGEMYDRNIGEKSKLKIPRGMNQLWNAGGVQYAPPMR, from the coding sequence ATGCGCACTTTCCGAGGCGGCCTGCTGATCGGGCTCGCGGTCGCCGTGCTGGTCGCTGTTCTGGCCATCATCTATGAATTCTATGACACCCGCACCCTGAAGCGCACGGTTCGCCGCGGCGAGGTGCTGTGCGGCGTCAACAGAGGCCTGCCGGGCTTCTCGATCCCCGACGACAAGGGCAACTGGACCGGCTTCGACGTCGATTTCTGCCGCGCGGTGGCGTCGGCGATCTTCAACGACCCGGGCAAGGCGAAGTTCGTTCCGCTCGATGCGGGCGAGCGCTTCAAGGAGTTACAGAGCCGGAAAGTGGACATCCTCTCGCGCAACTCGACCTGGAGCATGGCGCGCGAGCTCGACTACGACCTCTATTTCCCGGCGGTCGCCTATTACGACGGCGCAGGCTTCATGCTGCCGCGCTCGCGCAACAAGGAGACATCGCTCGACCTGACCGGCAGCAAGGTCTGCGTGCAGGCTGGCACCACGACGGCGCTGAACGTCGCCGACTATTTCCGTGCCAACAATATGAAGTATGAAGAGGTGAAGTTCGACAAGCTGGACGACGTGGTGAAGGCCTACGACACCGGCAAGTGCGACACCCTCTCTGCCGACGTCTCCCAGCTCTACGCGCTCAGGCTGAACCTGTCGAAGCCCGGCGACCAGATGATCCTTCCGGACATGATCTCCAAGGAGCCGCTCGCGCCCGTCGTGCGCCAGCGCGACGACGACTGGATGATGATCGTGAAGTGGACGCTCTACGCCATGATCAACGCGGAAGAGCTCGGCGTCACTTCGGAGAACATCGACGAGGCGCTGAAATCGAAGAAGCCGGAAGTGATGCGCCTCGTCGGCACCGAGGGCAATTACGGCGAGCAGCTCGGCCTCACCAAGGACTGGGCCGCGCGCATCATCCGCCACGTCGGCAATTACGGCGAGATGTACGACCGCAACATCGGCGAGAAGTCCAAGCTGAAGATCCCGCGCGGCATGAACCAGCTGTGGAATGCCGGCGGCGTGCAGTACGCACCGCCGATGCGGTAA
- a CDS encoding cytochrome c biogenesis CcdA family protein, producing the protein MLELFFAVLAGILTIAAPCTLPMLPILLGASIGRAGHLRPAMIALGFIVSFSATALLLSAITRLFDFDPNVLREAASILLLGFGLLMLWPTPFEWLSIRLNGWLDLGNSSATQREGPLGGLILGTTLGLVWTPCAGPVLGSILTLVATSNNLAWAGTLLIAYAIGAAIPMLAIAYGGQAATTHVRSLARISPRLQQGFGVVVIAFAVAAYFQYDTLIVAWLTGFYPTGQIGL; encoded by the coding sequence ATGCTCGAACTCTTCTTCGCCGTCCTTGCCGGCATCCTCACCATCGCCGCGCCATGCACGCTGCCGATGTTGCCGATCCTGCTTGGCGCCTCGATCGGGCGCGCGGGGCACTTGCGGCCCGCGATGATCGCGCTCGGCTTCATCGTCTCGTTCTCGGCGACCGCGCTGCTGCTGAGTGCGATCACGCGGCTGTTCGATTTCGATCCGAACGTGCTGCGCGAGGCCGCCTCGATCCTGCTGCTCGGCTTCGGCCTGTTGATGTTGTGGCCAACGCCGTTCGAATGGCTGTCAATCCGGCTCAATGGTTGGCTCGATCTCGGCAATTCCAGCGCCACGCAGCGCGAGGGCCCGCTCGGCGGGCTCATCCTCGGCACCACGCTGGGCCTGGTCTGGACACCCTGCGCCGGCCCGGTGCTCGGCTCGATCCTGACTCTGGTTGCTACCTCGAACAACCTGGCCTGGGCCGGCACGCTGCTGATCGCCTATGCGATCGGCGCGGCGATCCCGATGCTGGCGATCGCCTATGGCGGACAGGCCGCGACCACGCACGTGCGCAGCCTCGCGCGGATCTCGCCGCGGCTGCAGCAGGGTTTTGGTGTCGTCGTGATCGCCTTCGCGGTCGCCGCCTACTTCCAATACGACACGCTGATCGTGGCGTGGCTCACCGGATTCTATCCCACCGGCCAGATCGGCCTGTAA
- a CDS encoding acyl-CoA dehydrogenase family protein, giving the protein MSDSKSTDSETADLDTFRGETRAWLEANCPPEMRKPATSDADVFWGGRNTKLSSEPQRIWFERMRDKGWTVPDWPKEYGGGGLSAAEHKVLRAEMAKMGARPPLSSFGIWMLGPALLKYGNEAQKKEHLPKIAAGLIRWCQGYSEPNAGSDLASLQTRAEGDGDDFIITGSKIWTSYANYADWIFCLVRTDPAAKKHDGISFILFDMASKGVSTKPILLISGYSPFCETFFDGVRVPKSHVVGTVNRGWDVAKYLLQHERAMISGMGERGVGRPLGQIAADSVGTDAQGRLDDSMLRAEIAGFDVDEAALAACAERAVDLAKAGQAHPAFSSAMKYYGTELNKRRYEILMSAGGIDALEWESERSKQGARPRAWLRTKANSIEGGTSEVMLGIVAKRILDLPGA; this is encoded by the coding sequence ATGAGCGACTCCAAGTCCACAGATTCTGAAACCGCCGATCTCGACACATTCCGTGGCGAGACGCGCGCCTGGCTGGAGGCCAATTGCCCGCCGGAAATGCGCAAGCCCGCGACGTCCGATGCCGACGTGTTCTGGGGCGGACGTAATACAAAGCTCTCGTCCGAGCCGCAGCGCATCTGGTTCGAGCGCATGCGCGACAAGGGATGGACCGTGCCGGACTGGCCAAAGGAGTATGGCGGCGGCGGCTTGAGCGCGGCCGAGCACAAGGTGCTGCGCGCCGAAATGGCAAAAATGGGCGCGCGCCCGCCGCTGTCGAGTTTTGGCATCTGGATGCTCGGGCCGGCGCTGCTGAAATACGGCAACGAGGCCCAGAAGAAGGAGCACCTGCCGAAGATCGCCGCGGGCCTGATCCGCTGGTGCCAGGGTTACTCCGAGCCGAACGCCGGCTCCGATCTTGCCTCACTCCAGACTCGGGCCGAGGGCGATGGCGATGATTTCATCATCACGGGATCGAAGATCTGGACGTCCTACGCCAACTACGCCGACTGGATCTTTTGCCTCGTGCGCACCGATCCGGCTGCGAAGAAGCATGACGGCATCAGCTTCATCCTGTTCGACATGGCTTCCAAGGGCGTCTCGACCAAGCCGATCCTGCTGATCTCCGGCTATTCGCCGTTCTGCGAGACCTTCTTCGACGGCGTCCGCGTGCCGAAGTCGCATGTGGTCGGCACCGTCAATCGCGGCTGGGACGTCGCGAAATACCTGCTCCAGCATGAGCGCGCGATGATATCAGGCATGGGAGAGCGCGGCGTCGGCCGTCCGCTCGGCCAGATCGCCGCCGATTCCGTCGGCACCGATGCGCAGGGGCGGCTCGATGATTCCATGCTGCGTGCCGAGATCGCCGGCTTCGACGTCGACGAAGCCGCGCTCGCGGCCTGCGCCGAGCGTGCGGTCGATCTCGCCAAGGCAGGGCAGGCGCACCCGGCGTTCTCGTCGGCGATGAAATATTACGGCACCGAGCTCAACAAGCGCCGCTACGAGATCCTGATGTCGGCCGGCGGTATCGATGCACTGGAATGGGAGAGCGAGCGCTCCAAGCAAGGCGCCCGCCCGCGCGCCTGGCTGCGCACAAAGGCGAACTCGATCGAGGGCGGCACGTCCGAGGTCATGCTCGGCATCGTCGCCAAGCGCATCCTGGATCTGCCGGGGGCGTGA
- a CDS encoding carboxymuconolactone decarboxylase family protein, with amino-acid sequence MRLKLLSPGEMNESQRQTYDESIAGKRGKPPAPMMAWLNSPDMARHATRLGEVLRYDTIFPAKLSEIAILVTARHWTAHYEWYAHKRLALAGGMKPDIIDAIRDRRTPEFDDPRGKMIYDVAKSLHEGQGVEKGLYDEAVKLLGERGVVEVIGLCGYYTMVSMTLNTFEFELPEGEVRELA; translated from the coding sequence ATGCGCCTGAAACTTCTTTCGCCTGGCGAAATGAACGAGAGCCAACGGCAGACCTATGACGAGTCGATTGCCGGCAAGCGCGGCAAGCCGCCGGCGCCGATGATGGCCTGGCTCAACAGCCCCGACATGGCCCGTCACGCCACGCGGCTCGGTGAAGTGCTGCGTTACGACACGATCTTCCCGGCCAAGCTTTCTGAGATCGCGATCCTGGTGACGGCGCGGCACTGGACCGCGCATTACGAATGGTATGCGCATAAGCGCCTCGCGCTTGCCGGCGGCATGAAGCCTGACATCATCGACGCGATCCGCGACCGCCGTACGCCCGAGTTCGACGACCCCAGGGGAAAGATGATCTACGACGTAGCGAAATCGCTGCACGAAGGCCAGGGCGTCGAGAAGGGGCTCTATGACGAGGCGGTCAAGCTGCTCGGCGAGCGCGGCGTCGTCGAAGTGATCGGGCTGTGCGGGTACTACACGATGGTATCGATGACGCTGAACACGTTCGAGTTCGAGCTGCCCGAGGGCGAGGTGCGGGAGCTCGCCTAG
- a CDS encoding acyl-CoA dehydrogenase family protein, with the protein MALVLTEEQSMLRDSARGLISDKAPVSHLRHLRDSKDPAGFSKELWHAFAEMGFAGLLVPEEFGGSGLGFMEAGVVMEEIGRTLMPSPFLATSVVAASALNRGGNAAQKSDYLPKISNGSLLATLAVDEGAKHRPLQTSLRAVRAGNGFKLSGAKALVVDGHVADLLIVAARTAGSAGEREGLTLFLVNPAAKGVAVERTIMVDAHNAARIEFANVEVNADSVLGEVDQGATLLDGVLDIGRGAVAAEMVGLSDEVFNRTVEYLKSRKQFGKLIGEFQALQHRAAELYVDIEITRAATMKALQALGADVAKAASAVAVAKARACTTATRAVQEGVQMHGGMGMTDQFDIGFFMKRARVCEELFGDANYHTEQLARARGY; encoded by the coding sequence ATGGCTCTCGTCCTCACCGAAGAACAATCGATGCTCCGCGATAGCGCGCGCGGGCTGATCAGCGACAAGGCGCCGGTGTCGCACCTGCGCCACTTGCGCGATAGCAAGGATCCCGCCGGCTTCTCCAAGGAACTGTGGCACGCCTTCGCCGAGATGGGCTTTGCCGGTCTCCTCGTGCCGGAGGAGTTCGGCGGCAGCGGTCTGGGCTTCATGGAGGCCGGCGTCGTCATGGAGGAGATCGGCCGCACCCTGATGCCCTCGCCCTTCCTCGCCACCAGCGTGGTCGCGGCCTCGGCGCTGAACCGCGGCGGCAATGCCGCGCAGAAATCGGATTATCTGCCGAAGATTTCCAACGGCTCGTTGCTCGCGACGCTCGCGGTCGACGAGGGCGCAAAGCATCGGCCGCTCCAGACCAGCCTGCGGGCCGTGCGCGCCGGCAACGGCTTCAAGCTCTCCGGCGCCAAGGCGCTGGTGGTCGACGGGCACGTCGCCGACCTCCTGATCGTCGCCGCGCGGACCGCGGGTTCGGCCGGCGAGCGCGAGGGCTTGACGCTGTTCCTGGTGAACCCGGCGGCGAAGGGCGTCGCGGTCGAGCGCACCATCATGGTCGATGCGCACAACGCGGCGCGGATCGAATTTGCCAATGTCGAGGTCAATGCCGACAGCGTGCTCGGCGAGGTCGATCAGGGCGCCACGCTGCTCGACGGCGTGCTCGATATCGGCCGCGGCGCGGTCGCCGCCGAAATGGTGGGCCTGAGCGACGAAGTGTTCAACCGCACCGTCGAGTACCTGAAGAGCCGCAAGCAGTTCGGCAAGCTGATCGGCGAATTCCAGGCGCTGCAGCACCGCGCCGCCGAGCTCTATGTCGACATCGAGATCACCCGCGCCGCCACGATGAAGGCACTCCAGGCGCTGGGCGCCGACGTCGCCAAGGCCGCATCAGCCGTCGCAGTCGCAAAAGCCCGCGCCTGCACCACCGCCACGCGCGCGGTGCAGGAGGGCGTGCAGATGCACGGCGGCATGGGCATGACCGACCAGTTCGACATCGGCTTCTTCATGAAGCGCGCAAGGGTGTGCGAGGAGCTGTTCGGCGATGCGAACTACCACACCGAGCAGCTGGCGCGGGCGCGGGGGTATTGA
- a CDS encoding L,D-transpeptidase: protein MTDFRRLTGTFVAAIGLILSTPQAFAQQPDRGDEPGLIADDGYQLDPEWQKQVVYFRTTEPPGTIIVSTAERHLYLVQPGGRAIRYGIGVGRDGFQWQGLVTITNKKEWPDWTPPAEMIQRQPYLPRFMAGGPGNPLGARAMYLGTTVYRIHGTNRPDTIGTKVSSGCFRLVNNDVADLYDRVPVGTKVVIRQKPEL, encoded by the coding sequence ATGACGGATTTTCGTCGCCTGACCGGGACGTTCGTGGCTGCGATTGGCCTGATCCTGTCCACGCCGCAAGCCTTCGCCCAGCAGCCTGACCGCGGCGACGAGCCGGGCCTGATCGCCGATGACGGCTACCAGCTCGATCCGGAATGGCAGAAGCAAGTGGTCTACTTCCGCACCACTGAACCGCCGGGCACGATCATCGTGTCGACCGCCGAACGGCACCTCTATCTGGTGCAGCCTGGCGGGCGCGCGATCCGCTACGGCATCGGCGTCGGCCGCGACGGTTTCCAGTGGCAGGGGCTGGTGACCATCACCAACAAGAAGGAATGGCCGGACTGGACGCCGCCGGCGGAGATGATCCAGCGCCAGCCCTATCTGCCGCGCTTCATGGCCGGCGGCCCCGGCAATCCGCTCGGCGCCCGCGCCATGTATCTCGGCACCACCGTCTACCGCATCCACGGCACCAACCGCCCCGACACGATCGGCACCAAAGTGTCCTCGGGTTGCTTCCGTCTCGTCAACAATGACGTCGCCGATCTCTACGATCGCGTCCCTGTTGGCACCAAGGTGGTCATCCGCCAGAAACCCGAACTCTAA
- a CDS encoding VOC family protein: protein MSQSPAVAAGTRIGHVHLKVADLDQALGFYCGVLGFELMQRMGSGAAFISAGGYHHHIGLNTWESKGGSPPPPGTTGLFHTAILYPTRPALADALHRVLTAGIALDGASDHGVSEALYLRDPDENGVELYWDKPREQWPFGPDGKLAMFTRRLDVEALLKQREA from the coding sequence ATGTCGCAAAGCCCAGCCGTCGCCGCCGGCACCCGGATCGGCCACGTCCACCTCAAGGTCGCCGATCTCGATCAGGCTCTCGGCTTCTATTGCGGCGTGCTCGGCTTCGAGCTGATGCAGCGGATGGGCTCTGGCGCGGCCTTCATCTCGGCCGGCGGCTATCATCATCACATCGGGCTCAACACCTGGGAAAGCAAGGGCGGCTCACCGCCGCCGCCGGGCACCACGGGCCTCTTTCACACCGCGATCCTCTATCCGACGCGGCCGGCGCTGGCGGATGCGCTGCATCGCGTGCTCACGGCCGGCATTGCGCTTGATGGCGCCAGCGATCACGGCGTCAGCGAAGCCCTGTATTTGCGCGACCCGGATGAGAACGGCGTGGAGCTGTATTGGGACAAGCCGCGGGAGCAATGGCCGTTCGGGCCGGACGGGAAGCTGGCGATGTTCACCAGGCGGCTGGATGTTGAGGCGTTGTTGAAGCAGCGGGAGGCGTAG
- a CDS encoding MFS transporter, with the protein MLDNPRPASPIDEASLRYEGWRIVAVCFLLATFGWGLGFYGQSVYVAELQRARGWPASLISAGTTFFYLFGALLVVFVGEAVRKYGPRICLIAGTLAMASAAVAIGAVREPWQLYLANAVLAFGWAGTSLAMITNTISLWFDHKRGMAISLALNGASFGGIVGVPLLVMMISHIGFGNAMFATSAAMLVLLVPVILLVVGRPPDLHGWHAAAKPKPQSSTQIRSWALRDVGFLTVTIAFALVLFAQVGFIVHLISFLDPVIGRERAAVAVAVLTAMAVVGRVLFSLVIDRLNQRLASALSFLSQAAALCVVINLHNDYVLIAACAVFGFSVGNLITLPSLIVQQEFDSALFGVLISLNTAINQVTYAFGPGVVGFLRDWSGGYALPFYLCIALEVMAAALIMVRGAPKTKLP; encoded by the coding sequence ATGCTCGACAATCCCCGGCCTGCTTCTCCAATCGACGAAGCCTCCCTCCGCTACGAAGGCTGGCGCATCGTCGCCGTCTGCTTCCTGCTCGCCACCTTCGGCTGGGGGCTCGGCTTCTACGGCCAGAGCGTCTATGTCGCCGAGCTCCAGCGCGCGCGGGGCTGGCCGGCCTCGCTGATCTCCGCTGGCACCACGTTCTTCTATCTGTTCGGCGCGTTGCTCGTCGTCTTCGTCGGCGAAGCCGTCCGCAAATACGGCCCGCGCATCTGTCTGATAGCCGGCACGCTGGCGATGGCATCCGCCGCAGTCGCGATCGGCGCGGTCCGCGAGCCCTGGCAGCTTTATCTCGCCAATGCCGTGCTCGCCTTCGGCTGGGCCGGCACCAGTCTTGCCATGATCACCAACACGATCAGCCTGTGGTTCGACCACAAGCGCGGCATGGCGATCAGCCTCGCGCTGAATGGCGCCAGTTTCGGCGGCATCGTCGGCGTGCCGCTGCTGGTCATGATGATCAGCCATATCGGCTTCGGAAACGCGATGTTCGCGACATCAGCCGCGATGCTGGTGCTGCTAGTCCCCGTGATCCTGCTCGTCGTCGGCCGGCCGCCCGATCTTCACGGCTGGCACGCGGCAGCGAAGCCGAAGCCGCAATCGTCGACGCAGATCCGCAGCTGGGCGCTGCGCGACGTCGGTTTCCTCACGGTGACCATTGCCTTCGCGCTGGTGCTGTTCGCGCAGGTCGGCTTCATCGTGCACCTGATCTCGTTCCTCGATCCCGTGATCGGCCGCGAGCGCGCGGCCGTGGCGGTTGCGGTGCTGACGGCGATGGCGGTGGTCGGTCGCGTGCTGTTCTCGCTGGTGATCGACCGCCTCAATCAGCGGCTCGCCTCGGCGCTGTCGTTCCTCAGCCAGGCCGCGGCGCTATGCGTCGTCATCAATCTGCACAACGATTACGTGCTGATCGCGGCCTGTGCAGTGTTCGGCTTCTCGGTCGGTAACCTCATCACGCTGCCGTCGCTGATCGTGCAGCAGGAATTCGATTCCGCCTTGTTCGGCGTGCTGATCAGCCTCAACACCGCGATCAACCAGGTGACCTATGCGTTCGGCCCCGGCGTCGTCGGTTTCCTGCGCGATTGGTCCGGCGGGTACGCGCTGCCGTTTTATCTCTGCATTGCGTTGGAGGTGATGGCGGCCGCGCTGATCATGGTGCGCGGCGCGCCAAAAACGAAGCTCCCGTAG
- a CDS encoding MFS transporter yields the protein MLDVTSTAEIADDARVRANVVRLAAAQALTGANSAVIFATGSIVGATLAPDMSLATVPLSMYVLGLAAGTLPTGAISRRFGRRAGFVIGTGLGALTGLLGSFAILHASFALFCIATFLGGLYGAVAQSYRFAAADGASAAYRPKAVSWVMAGGVFAGVLGPQLVQWTMDVWQPHLFAFSFLVQAAVALVAMGIVAGVDMPKPAPADLHGGRPLLDIVTQPRFIAAALCGVISYPMMNLVMTSAPLAMKMCGLSVSDSNFGIQWHIVAMYGPSFFTGALIARFGAPKVVAAGLLLEAGAAGIGLSGITAMHFWATLIVLGVGWNFSFIGASALVLETHRPQERNKVQAFNDFLVFGMMAIGSFSSGQLLASYGWSAVNMVVFPPVVLGLAVLSLASWARRRKARLDAVMGEFPDAI from the coding sequence ATGCTGGACGTGACTTCCACCGCCGAAATCGCCGACGACGCGCGCGTGCGTGCCAATGTGGTGCGCCTTGCCGCCGCGCAGGCGCTGACCGGCGCCAATTCGGCGGTGATCTTCGCCACCGGCTCGATCGTCGGCGCGACGCTCGCACCGGATATGTCGCTCGCAACCGTGCCGCTGTCGATGTATGTGCTGGGGCTCGCCGCCGGCACCTTGCCGACCGGCGCGATCTCGCGCCGCTTCGGTCGCCGTGCCGGCTTCGTCATCGGCACGGGCCTCGGCGCGCTCACCGGTCTGCTGGGCTCGTTCGCGATCCTGCACGCCTCGTTCGCGCTGTTCTGCATCGCGACCTTCCTCGGCGGTCTCTACGGCGCGGTGGCGCAATCCTATCGCTTCGCCGCCGCCGACGGCGCCAGCGCGGCCTACCGGCCCAAGGCGGTGTCCTGGGTGATGGCGGGCGGCGTGTTCGCCGGCGTGCTCGGTCCGCAGCTCGTGCAATGGACCATGGACGTCTGGCAGCCCCATCTGTTCGCCTTCAGCTTCCTGGTGCAGGCTGCCGTGGCGCTGGTCGCGATGGGCATCGTCGCCGGCGTCGACATGCCTAAGCCCGCACCGGCCGATCTGCATGGCGGACGGCCGCTGCTCGACATCGTGACCCAGCCGCGCTTCATCGCGGCCGCCTTGTGCGGCGTCATCTCCTATCCCATGATGAATTTGGTGATGACCTCGGCGCCGCTCGCCATGAAGATGTGCGGGCTCAGTGTGTCCGATTCCAATTTCGGCATTCAATGGCACATCGTCGCCATGTACGGACCGAGCTTCTTCACGGGTGCGCTGATCGCGCGCTTCGGTGCCCCGAAGGTGGTCGCGGCCGGCCTGCTGCTGGAGGCAGGCGCCGCCGGCATCGGTCTTTCCGGGATCACTGCGATGCATTTCTGGGCGACGCTGATCGTGCTCGGTGTCGGGTGGAATTTCTCCTTCATCGGCGCCTCCGCGCTGGTGCTCGAGACGCACCGTCCGCAGGAGCGCAATAAGGTCCAGGCCTTCAACGATTTCCTGGTGTTCGGCATGATGGCGATCGGCTCGTTCTCCTCCGGCCAGCTGCTCGCCAGTTACGGCTGGTCCGCGGTGAACATGGTGGTGTTCCCGCCTGTCGTGCTCGGCCTTGCCGTGCTTTCGCTGGCGTCCTGGGCGCGCCGCCGCAAGGCGCGTCTGGACGCGGTGATGGGCGAGTTCCCGGATGCGATCTGA